The Suricata suricatta isolate VVHF042 chromosome 4, meerkat_22Aug2017_6uvM2_HiC, whole genome shotgun sequence genome includes a region encoding these proteins:
- the ALG11 gene encoding GDP-Man:Man(3)GlcNAc(2)-PP-Dol alpha-1,2-mannosyltransferase: protein MATTKGGWCLCELLRFFYSLFLPGLTICGILCICLFIFLWGIRLLVRRKKESVATSKNGKNQLVIAFFHPYCNAGGGGERVLWCALRALQKKYPEAVYVVYTGDVNVSGQQILEGAFQRFNIRLTHPVKFVFLRKRYLVEDSLYPHFTLLGQSLGSIFLGWEALMQCVPDIYIDSMGYAFTLPLFKYLGGCRVGCYVHYPTISTDMLSVVKNQNVVFNNAAFITRNPFLSKVKLIYYYLFAFIYGLVGSCSDVVMVNSSWTLNHILSLWKVGNCTNTVYPPCDVQTFLDIPLHEKKTTPGHLLVSIGQFRPEKNHSLQIKAFAKLLSQKVAGPLPSLKLVLIGGCRNQDDELRVSQLRKLSEDLGVQEDVEFKINIPFDELKTYLSEATIGLHTMWNEHFGIGVVECMAAGTIVLAHNSGGPKLDIVVPHGGEVTGFLADSEEGYAETMADILSMSEEKRLQVRRNARASVSRFSDQEFELAFLSSVESLFK from the exons ATGGCGACCACCAAAGGGGGTTGGTGCTTGTGCGAGTTACTGAG gtttttttattcattattcctCCCTGGCCTgaccatatgtggaattttatgcatatgtttgttcattttcctctGGGGAATCAGACTGCTGGTACGGAGAAAGAAAGAGTCCGTAGCAACTagcaaaaatgggaaaaatcaaCTAGTGATTGCATTTTTTCATCCATACTGCAATGCTggcggaggaggggagagagttCTGTGGTGTGCCTTGAGGGCTCTTCAGAAAAA GTATCCTGAAGCAGTTTATGTTGTGTATACCGGTGATGTGAATGTCAGTGGTCAACAGATACTAGAAGGTGCTTTCCAAAGATTTAACATCAGGCTCACTCACCCAGTGAAGTTTGTTTTCCTAAGAAAACGCTACCTCGTGGAAGATTCGCTCTATCCTCACTTCACACTGCTGGGCCAAAGTCTCGGATCCATTTTTCTTGGCTGGGAAGCTCTGATGCAGTGTGTTCCTGACATTTACATCGATTCAATGGGCTATGCGTTCACACTGCCTCTGTTTAAGTATTTAGGCGGTTGCCGCGTTGGCTGCTACGTTCATTATCCCACAATCAGCACTGATATGCTCTCTGTAGTGAAGAACCAAAATGTCGTATTTAATAATGCAGCCTTCATTACCAGGAATCCTTTTCTCAGCAAAGTAAAGCTCATCTATtactatttatttgcttttatttatggACTTGTGGGTTCTTGCAGCGATGTAGTGATGGTCAATTCTTCTTGGACACTAAACCACATTCTCTCGCTGTGGAAAGTCGGGAATTGCACTAATACCGTTTACCCACCTTGTGATGTACAGACCTTTCTGGACATCCCCTTACATGAGAAGAAGACAACTCCAGGACATTTACTGGTTTCCATTGGCCAGTTCCGGCCTGAAAAGAATCATTCTTTGCAGATCAAAGCCTTTGCTAAATTGCTGAGTCAGAAGGTGGCTGGGCCACTTCCTTCCCTTAAACTTGTCCTCATTGGAGGTTGTCGTAACCAAGATGATGAGCTCAGGGTAAGCCAACTGAGAAAGCTTTCTGAGGATCTAGGagttcaagaagatgtggaatttaaaataaacattccaTTTGATGAGTTAAAGACTTACTTGTCTGAAGCAACAATTGGTCTGCATACCATGTGGAACGAGCATTTTGGGATTG gaGTTGTCGAGTGCATGGCAGCCGGCACGATTGTCCTCGCACACAACTCAGGGGGCCCCAAGCTTGACATCGTCGTTCCTCACGGAGGAGAGGTCACCGGATTTCTGGCTGACAGTGAAGAAGGCTATGCGGAGACCATGGCTGATATTCTTTCCATGTCTGAGGAAAAGAGACTCCAAGTCCGAAGGAACGCTCGGGCGTCCGTAAGCAGATTCTCTGATCAGGAGTTTGAACTGGCGTTCCTGTCGTCTGTGGAGAGCTTATTCAAATAA